The Pararge aegeria chromosome 8, ilParAegt1.1, whole genome shotgun sequence genome window below encodes:
- the LOC120625635 gene encoding protein PFF0380w-like yields MIIMHIKFICISLVTLALIQNVSGKRTKKKRISLEATESTPQPNVVTYSTFGFKDVGGYDGFVPSSPDYATYLTSNSRDSSTRLYAPAFPSSIDSTGLGSYYDPQPDAATHTITRDGYETHVKPYQPPSMNFFTSPSYDTDGDRSKNTGTKEVYNLNSYNNNSPIYGAKLSSKNKNKNFSNVNHTDYNIYNSVSSVINGNSALMDNVSNNYYPIVSPGQSEEEKLVKIPHTQSVDSNPLKFQKVVDFTGLKNYYPTSVESTKFTESMHRPYNLDIFNNGAGDVNLNPYENKNYNTKDKEEQTYNNKWNLKEENTHLKSDEKTMSEVNSLRNEDVTENYPITINNFKKNKFKNDYKDKVKNKQWNFGLENNAVNKHGNAMKGYEYSTNYSNTSFKYDTGMPRRPFNSSIDEIVPAGSNLDFVDYQFPEKEYSPFKTSNIKSLYNSDNENVFSIPKSKYKLSEEYLNAFKNSYTTPTTTSQWGNIFKDTEFSSYKNHPKKPFNDEINDDIVRIPKRHTSIDYQKLFENKPSDWDSLESYKPYKPIKSRDPYDWMTRDLSNRYKTEEDLLGLRNHDTSHPSYVPSFKPSYNNFDEDIDYKKLAAKWKQNFLKAKYRDSVREYETFASEPKPVHVALPKPYPIEVPHPVVVPVPQPYPVKVPIPKPVAVPVIRELTVPVEKPVPYPVIKRVPYPIEKLVPVPVIKQVAVPVVKPYPVHIPQIRTVFHHTKSHDDREIDPYEEEYISRPEPKRPYNKRPKNSRNRQRPSPESKRPSRTPYQDRRRRIPHRQPTSYHDQRPRRPYNSESHSPHRFRDDFDEYDSDSDFERYCKRTGKC; encoded by the exons ATGATCATCATGCATATCAAGTTCATCTGCATATCTCTCGTGACATTAGCCTTGATTCAGAACGTTAGTGGGAAGAGGACTAAGAAGAAACGCATAAGCCTTGAGGCTACCGAATCCACCCCGCAACCGAATGTCGTTACATATTCAACTTTTGGATTCAAAGATGTTGGGGGTTACGACGGATTTGTACCTAGTTCGCCCGACTATGCCACCTACTTGACAAGCAATAGCCGGGATTCCTCTACACGGTTATATGCCCCAGCTTTCCCATCATCCATAGATTCCACAGGGCTGGGTAGTTATTACGATCCTCAGCCGGATGCAGCTACTCATACTATTACAAGAGATGGGTATGAAACGCACGTAAAACCTTACCAGCCCCCATCAATGAATTTTTTTACATCCCCGAGTTACGATACAGATGGTGATCGAAGCAAGAATACTGGAACAAAagaagtatataatctaaattcttacaataataactCTCCGATATATGGTGCGAAGCTTagctctaaaaataaaaataagaactttAGTAATGTAAATCACAcggattataatatttataacagtGTTTCTTCGGTTATTAATGGGAATTCTGCACTAATGGATAACGTGAGTAACAATTATTATCCTATTGTATCACCCGGACAATCTGAAGAAGAAAAACTGGTAAAGATACCACACACACAATCTGTAGACTCTAATCCGCTGAAATTTCAAAAAGTAGTTGATTTTActggtttaaaaaattattatccaACAAGCGTAGAGTCTACTAAGTTTACAGAGTCTATGCATAGACCATATAACTTAGATATATTTAACAACGGAGCTGGTGATGTTAATTTAAATccatatgaaaataaaaactataatacaaAAGATAAGGAAGAACAAACGTATAACAATAAATGGAACTTGAAGGAGGAAAATACCCATTTGAAATCAGATGAGAAAACCATGTCCGAAGTTAATTCATTAAGAAATGAAGATGTCACTGAAAATTATcccattacaataaataattttaagaagaaTAAGTTCAAAAATGATTACAaagataaagttaaaaataaacaatggaaTTTTGGTTTAGAAAATAATGCGGTCAATAAACATGGCAATGCAATGAAAGGGTATGAGTATTCAACGAACTATAGTAATACCAGTTTTAAGTACGACACAGGAATGCCCAGAAGACCTTTTAACAGTAGCATAGATGAAATAGTTCCAGCTGGCAGTAATCTTGATTTTGTTGATTACCAATTTCCGGAAAAAGAATATTCACCATTTAAAACATCGAATATAAAATCTCTGTATAATTCAGATAATGAAAACGTATTTTCTATACCTAAAAGCAAATACAAACTTTCAGAGGAATACTTAAATGCCTTTAAAAATTCATACACAACCCCTACAACGACCTCTCAATGGGGAAATATATTCAAAGACACTGAGTTTTCTTCATACAAAAACCATCCCAAAAAACCATTCAATGACGAAATTAATGACGATATCGTACGTATTCCGAAGCGCCACACAAGTATCGACTATCAAAagctttttgaaaataaaccaAGTGATTGGGATTCTCTTGAGAGCTATAAACCATATAAACCTATAAAAAGTAGAGATCCGTATGATTGGATGACTAGAGATTTAAGCAACAGATATAAAACAGAAGAAGATTTACTAGGCCTAAGAAATCATGATACATCACATCCTTCTTATGTGCCTTCGTTTAAACCAAGTTATAATAATTTCGATGAAGATATTGATTACAAAAAGCTTGCAGCTAAGTGGAAGCAGAATTTCCTGAAGGCCAAGTATAGAGACTCTGTTCGTGAATACGAAACATTTGCATCAGAACCAAAACCAGTTCACGTTGCACTTCCGAAGCCATACCCG ATAGAAGTTCCACATCCGGTAGTAGTACCGGTGCCGCAGCCATATCCGGTAAAGGTTCCGATTCCAAAACCAGTCGCCGTGCCGGTTATTCGAGAACTAACCGTGCCGGTTGAGAAGCCCGTGCCGTATCCGGTGATCAAAAGAGTCCCTTATCCTATTGAGAAGCTTGTTCCGGTACCTGTTATAAAACAG GTTGCCGTGCCAGTAGTAAAACCGTATCCAGTGCACATTCCTCAAATCCGAACTGTGTTCCATCATACGAAATCCCACGATGATAGGGAGATAGATCCCTATGAAGAAGAGTATATTTCGCGTCCGGAGCCTAAGCGACCATACAATAAAAGACCGAAGaa TTCTCGCAATCGACAGCGTCCATCACCTGAGTCCAAGAGGCCATCACGCACTCCTTATCAAGATCGCAGAAGAAGAATTCCTCACCGACAACCTACCAGCTATCACGACCAAAGGCCTAGAAGACCATACAATTCAGAGTCCCATTCTCCCCACAGATTTAGGGATGACTTCGATGAATACGACAGTGATAGTGATTTTGAACGTTACTGCAAAAGAACTGGTAAATGCTAG